The DNA sequence ACCCTGCACAGGATCGGCCAACGGCTTGCCTTCCTCCTGTTCGGTCTTCAGGCCGACGTCATCCAGGGGCTCCAGACCTTCTGGAACAGCGCGCTGCCCTACGGCCGCAACCCGGACTTGCAGCCACCGCTCGTGGAGTGCATCGGCGATAAAGACACCTTCCTCCCCCTCGAACTGCTTCCGCTCTACCGGATGTATCCAAACGCGCCCGGAAACCGTGAGGAGCTGATCGCTGAATGCCGCACGCTGGTCGGCTTCTCGTGCATGGTCAAGCGCACGATGCTGCTGCCTGCTCCCCCCTCGGGCCTGTGCCTGGAAGTCACACCGGGCGGGCGGCTGCCGCTGCGTTTTCTTCATCATGAGAGCCTCGAGGGCGCCCGGAAGGAGCTCAGCTGGTTCACCTCGACGGCAGCACACCGGGTGGAAGTCGACGGGCCGTATCCCTACGGCGACACTGGGGCGGCCACCCTGGCGGAGCAGATCTTCGATCCTCGGCGGTCACTCGCCGGTGAGCTTCGGAGCATGCCCGACCAGATTCTGCACTTCGCCTGCCATTGCTACGCGACGCTCAACAGCCCCCTCGACAATGAGATCGAGCTGAGCGGCGGTGGTCAGGAGCTGCGGGTGAAGCTCGGCACCATCGGGGAAGACCTCCTCGGGCTGAAGTCCCGCCCCGATCAGGACAGCTGTGAGATGCCGCTCGTGGTCATGAATGCTTGCGGTGCGGCCCGCATGCACGCGACCAGCGCCCTCTCCTTTCCCTATCTCTTCCTGATGAACGGAAACCGCGGCTTCATCGGCAGCGAGATTGAAGTACCGGACGGGGTAGCAGCGGAATTCTCCAAGGCCCTGTACGAACCGTTTCTGCTACGCCGTCTCCCGCTCGGTCGATCGGTTTTCGAAGCCCGTAGCAGCCTGTTGCACACGCACGGGAACCCGCT is a window from the Streptomyces sp. NBC_00299 genome containing:
- a CDS encoding CHAT domain-containing protein, which translates into the protein MTGSLDADVTVHVHHAEQTHIAFHARNGTPSVRVTLAQRGVLEEARRALDVGLLELKDVLPALDVDDRDVPKVFNTLHRIGQRLAFLLFGLQADVIQGLQTFWNSALPYGRNPDLQPPLVECIGDKDTFLPLELLPLYRMYPNAPGNREELIAECRTLVGFSCMVKRTMLLPAPPSGLCLEVTPGGRLPLRFLHHESLEGARKELSWFTSTAAHRVEVDGPYPYGDTGAATLAEQIFDPRRSLAGELRSMPDQILHFACHCYATLNSPLDNEIELSGGGQELRVKLGTIGEDLLGLKSRPDQDSCEMPLVVMNACGAARMHATSALSFPYLFLMNGNRGFIGSEIEVPDGVAAEFSKALYEPFLLRRLPLGRSVFEARSSLLHTHGNPLGIAYAAYADPQLHVCHELTEDVHV